One genomic window of Terriglobales bacterium includes the following:
- a CDS encoding sigma-54 dependent transcriptional regulator: MSQEKVLIVEDEVNERGGLAELVSAWGYRAETAADGVEGWEKVISWSPSIVLTDLKMPRMDGMELLEKIAENSQTVAVVLLTAQGTIDSAVQAIRMGAYDYIQKPIDTNRLKTILQNVAALRGTKVELEVTRRKLRDTGSLGSLVGSSKKMQEIFRLLEMVAPSTASVLITGESGTGKELVARTIHELSPRKPKPFVPINCAAIPETLIESEIFGHEKGAFTGALERRTGCFELAEGGTLLLDEIGEMPVATQAKLLRVLEDRKLRRLGSKVETTVDVRVLAATNKVPEEAVASGQLRNDLYYRLNVFNIHMPPLREHKEDLGELVKALLIDMNSKHGRNVQMVSEAVMNLFQAYSWPGNVREVRNTLERAVIVCEGSVVETKHLPPGFGQATVRLSAHDPNALHLGIGTTVGEAERQLIMKTLESTNNNKTRAAEILGISLKTLHNKLKEYGSGAAAGSSAEAGT; encoded by the coding sequence TGGTGTCGGCCTGGGGTTATCGCGCCGAAACCGCAGCCGATGGGGTCGAGGGCTGGGAAAAGGTGATTAGCTGGTCACCCAGCATTGTGCTTACCGACCTCAAAATGCCGCGCATGGACGGCATGGAGCTGCTGGAGAAGATTGCAGAGAACTCCCAAACTGTGGCGGTGGTCCTGCTGACCGCACAGGGAACGATTGACAGCGCCGTGCAAGCCATTCGCATGGGCGCTTATGACTACATTCAGAAGCCGATTGACACCAATCGTCTGAAGACCATCCTGCAGAATGTAGCGGCTCTACGCGGCACTAAAGTAGAGCTTGAAGTCACTCGGCGCAAACTGCGGGACACAGGCAGCTTGGGTTCCCTGGTGGGAAGCTCCAAGAAGATGCAGGAGATTTTCCGCCTGCTGGAGATGGTGGCTCCCAGCACAGCGTCAGTTTTAATTACAGGCGAGAGCGGCACGGGCAAAGAGCTGGTTGCGCGAACCATTCACGAGCTCAGCCCACGAAAACCGAAGCCGTTTGTGCCCATCAATTGCGCGGCAATTCCTGAAACGCTGATTGAAAGTGAGATTTTCGGTCACGAGAAAGGCGCGTTCACCGGAGCGCTGGAGCGGCGGACCGGCTGCTTTGAGCTGGCGGAAGGGGGGACGCTTCTACTGGACGAAATCGGCGAGATGCCGGTGGCCACCCAGGCGAAACTGCTGCGCGTCCTGGAAGACCGCAAACTGCGCCGTCTGGGCAGCAAAGTGGAAACCACGGTTGACGTTCGTGTCCTCGCGGCAACCAACAAAGTACCAGAGGAAGCTGTGGCCAGCGGTCAGCTACGTAATGATCTCTATTACCGCTTGAACGTTTTTAACATTCACATGCCACCGTTGCGCGAGCACAAGGAGGATTTGGGCGAGCTGGTAAAGGCATTGCTGATTGACATGAATTCCAAACATGGCCGAAACGTGCAGATGGTGAGCGAAGCGGTCATGAATCTTTTCCAGGCATATTCCTGGCCGGGAAATGTTCGCGAAGTGCGCAACACGCTGGAACGGGCGGTAATCGTGTGCGAAGGTTCAGTGGTGGAAACCAAGCACTTGCCACCAGGCTTCGGACAGGCGACGGTCCGGCTCTCGGCCCACGATCCCAACGCGTTGCACTTGGGCATAGGAACCACGGTGGGAGAAGCGGAGCGCCAGCTGATCATGAAAACGCTGGAGTCCACCAACAACAATAAGACCCGGGCTGCTGAAATCCTCGGCATCAGCCTGAAGACGCTGCATAATAAGCTGAAGGAGTATGGGAGTGGTGCCGCTGCCGGCAGCTCTGCCGAAGCAGGCACCTGA
- a CDS encoding ATP-binding protein → MRLKTKLVLAITGMIVALVVTFSYIYVSQLLRQHIIAAYDTAALLSRELQDATTDAQPDLSSTRVDTSNPDAVRAAIIESVQTDANLNTFMDSIVANSPIIYDAAIADFGNNAILHTDPDLIGKILPPRPDLARLRDASFREQLRLVFRAPGVYEVRMPLTLNEAPFGNTRVGVSTVFLKNEIQPHLRRAVIFSAICILISLVLAAGLSNLALGPLARISQRLDSVTAGEMVALPEEPERKDEYGLVTLKIAHLGRKMRDVKEVFSALKDNLDQIMANLQDGLMLFTRDNRVVLVSASAERFVGRPRSEMLGHNVDEVFSDSSRVGQVVLDCFRQRRPIPQGEIEGENGRRVQVSLDFIQEGGEQIGALLVMRDAESVRRIEDEIELSRRLSAIGRLTSGVAHEVKNPINAIVVHLEVLRQKLQSVDPDTRRHMDVIGSEIQRLDRVVQTLVDFTRPVELRLAETDLRRLIEDVVLLAAPDAERHGVDIRRDLPSEELPVNVDVDLIKQALLNVVINGVQAMPGGGTLAISAARRDGSAMVEIRDQGSGIPPEVQDKIFNLYFTTKKAGSGIGLPMTYRIVQLHHGAVEFSSEENVGTTFQLILPLLESPVTPVREMAAKSQ, encoded by the coding sequence ATGCGCTTAAAGACCAAACTCGTACTCGCCATCACCGGCATGATCGTCGCCTTGGTGGTGACCTTCTCTTACATCTATGTTTCTCAGCTGCTGCGGCAGCACATTATTGCGGCCTACGATACAGCCGCTCTCCTGAGCCGCGAGTTGCAGGACGCCACCACCGACGCGCAGCCTGATCTCAGCAGCACCCGCGTGGATACCAGCAACCCTGATGCAGTTCGCGCCGCCATCATTGAGAGCGTCCAAACCGATGCCAACCTGAACACCTTCATGGACTCGATCGTCGCCAACTCGCCGATCATCTATGACGCGGCCATCGCGGATTTTGGTAACAATGCCATTCTGCATACCGATCCTGACCTGATCGGCAAAATCCTTCCGCCACGTCCCGACCTGGCGCGGCTGCGCGACGCCAGCTTTCGCGAGCAATTGAGGTTGGTGTTCCGCGCACCGGGAGTTTACGAAGTCCGCATGCCGTTGACGTTGAATGAAGCTCCCTTTGGCAACACGCGTGTCGGGGTATCAACGGTTTTCCTGAAGAACGAGATCCAGCCACACCTTCGGCGAGCGGTGATCTTTTCCGCGATTTGCATCCTGATCTCGCTGGTGTTGGCAGCGGGGCTTTCCAATCTTGCTCTGGGTCCGTTGGCCAGAATCAGCCAACGACTCGATAGCGTTACCGCCGGCGAGATGGTCGCGTTGCCGGAAGAACCCGAACGCAAGGACGAATACGGTCTGGTGACCCTGAAGATTGCCCATTTGGGGCGGAAGATGCGCGATGTGAAAGAGGTCTTCTCTGCCCTCAAAGATAACCTCGACCAAATCATGGCTAACTTGCAGGATGGCCTGATGCTGTTCACGCGCGACAATCGCGTGGTACTGGTCAGCGCCTCGGCGGAACGTTTTGTGGGCCGTCCCAGAAGTGAAATGCTGGGTCACAACGTGGATGAGGTTTTCTCCGATTCGAGCCGAGTGGGCCAGGTGGTCCTGGACTGTTTCCGGCAAAGGCGCCCCATTCCCCAAGGCGAGATCGAAGGCGAGAATGGACGCCGGGTACAGGTCTCTCTAGATTTCATTCAGGAAGGCGGGGAGCAGATCGGCGCGCTACTGGTGATGCGGGATGCCGAATCGGTACGACGCATAGAGGATGAGATCGAACTCTCGCGTCGCTTGTCTGCTATTGGCCGATTGACCTCAGGAGTCGCCCACGAGGTAAAGAATCCAATTAATGCGATCGTAGTGCACCTGGAGGTGCTGCGGCAGAAGTTGCAGTCAGTGGATCCAGATACTCGCCGCCACATGGACGTGATTGGCAGTGAGATCCAGCGCCTCGATCGCGTAGTACAGACTCTGGTGGACTTCACCCGTCCTGTAGAGTTGCGCCTGGCGGAAACTGATCTACGGCGTCTCATCGAGGATGTGGTGCTGCTCGCCGCCCCGGACGCAGAACGCCACGGCGTTGACATCCGCCGCGATCTGCCCAGCGAAGAACTGCCGGTCAACGTGGATGTGGACCTGATCAAGCAGGCACTGTTGAACGTGGTGATCAATGGCGTCCAGGCCATGCCTGGCGGTGGCACGCTGGCCATCTCTGCGGCGCGGCGGGATGGATCGGCAATGGTTGAAATTCGCGATCAGGGAAGCGGGATTCCTCCCGAAGTGCAGGACAAAATCTTCAACCTCTACTTCACCACGAAAAAGGCGGGGAGTGGCATCGGATTGCCGATGACCTACCGCATCGTTCAGCTGCATCATGGCGCGGTGGAGTTTTCTTCCGAGGAGAACGTAGGTACAACATTTCAGCTGATTCTTCCTTTGCTGGAGTCGCCTGTGACTCCGGTGAGGGAGATGGCAGCCAAGAGTCAATGA
- a CDS encoding glycosyltransferase family 39 protein has translation MWNIPGTVADNARNTTPGNDSHCREELIRQSFFRSPVFIVLVALLLRLAVIGIGHTYRITPRRDHFQFGWEMGRIARSLAAGQGFASPTDLPTGPSAWEAPLYPYLMAGVFKLFGAYSSASGFVILAINSVFSALTCLTIYGIGMRLFGPIPANWAAWTWALFPYAIYWPVRVVWETSLSAFLLSLVFLLSLRLVKESRRSDWLTLGVLWGLIALTNPTMLSFLPFSLGWIWWKLRVLGKKPTLNVALVLVLCVAVMAPWLARNYLVFGRFIFVRDNFGMELHLANNEVSGGKWTRSEHPGNDPQQMKKFQEVGELPYMQAEQRAAFDFIRAHPGQFLRYCSQRAVYFWIGNPQETLVGSWNLGLARHLAFFLSAAAAFVGLWLCFRNQVPCTFLFACLMILFPIPYYIAHPSPRYRHAIEPEMVLLIVYALWQARGCRIEIPNPGHRRT, from the coding sequence TTGTGGAACATTCCGGGAACGGTCGCAGACAATGCAAGAAATACCACTCCCGGGAACGATTCTCATTGCCGTGAAGAGCTCATCCGGCAGAGTTTTTTCCGATCTCCCGTTTTTATTGTTTTGGTTGCGCTGCTGCTGCGTCTGGCAGTGATTGGTATAGGGCACACCTACAGGATCACGCCGCGGCGGGACCACTTTCAGTTTGGGTGGGAGATGGGCCGCATCGCGCGCTCGCTTGCGGCGGGGCAGGGATTCGCTTCACCCACGGATCTACCCACCGGGCCTTCAGCCTGGGAGGCGCCTCTTTATCCGTACCTGATGGCTGGCGTGTTCAAGCTCTTCGGAGCGTATAGCTCGGCCTCTGGGTTCGTGATTCTTGCCATCAACAGTGTTTTCTCCGCCCTCACCTGCCTGACGATTTATGGCATTGGCATGCGGCTGTTTGGTCCGATTCCCGCGAACTGGGCGGCGTGGACTTGGGCGCTCTTCCCCTACGCGATCTATTGGCCTGTGCGCGTGGTTTGGGAGACCAGTCTCTCGGCGTTTCTTCTGAGCCTTGTTTTCCTGCTCTCCTTGCGACTAGTGAAAGAATCGCGACGAAGCGACTGGCTGACTCTCGGTGTGCTTTGGGGGCTGATTGCGCTTACGAATCCCACCATGCTGTCATTCCTTCCCTTCTCTCTAGGATGGATTTGGTGGAAACTTCGGGTGCTGGGGAAGAAACCAACGTTGAATGTCGCCTTAGTGCTGGTGCTCTGCGTGGCAGTGATGGCTCCATGGTTGGCGAGAAATTATCTGGTTTTCGGGCGCTTCATCTTTGTCCGCGACAATTTCGGGATGGAACTGCACCTGGCTAACAATGAGGTTTCCGGTGGCAAGTGGACGCGGTCGGAACATCCCGGCAACGATCCGCAGCAGATGAAGAAATTTCAGGAAGTGGGCGAACTTCCCTATATGCAGGCGGAACAACGAGCGGCTTTCGATTTTATCCGCGCACATCCGGGGCAGTTTCTTCGCTACTGCTCGCAACGCGCAGTGTACTTCTGGATCGGCAACCCGCAAGAGACGCTGGTTGGCAGTTGGAATTTGGGGTTGGCCCGGCACCTGGCGTTCTTCCTTTCTGCGGCCGCAGCTTTCGTCGGTTTGTGGCTATGCTTTCGAAACCAGGTCCCCTGTACTTTTCTGTTTGCCTGCCTGATGATTCTCTTTCCCATTCCGTACTACATCGCGCACCCCTCGCCTCGCTATCGGCACGCCATTGAACCAGAAATGGTGCTGTTGATTGTCTATGCCTTGTGGCAAGCCCGCGGCTGCCGAATAGAGATTCCCAATCCTGGCCACAGGCGTACGTAA